One window of the Triticum dicoccoides isolate Atlit2015 ecotype Zavitan chromosome 3B, WEW_v2.0, whole genome shotgun sequence genome contains the following:
- the LOC119274267 gene encoding protein WALLS ARE THIN 1-like produces MADAVDARRVCGMPEKAQLHVAMLALQFGYAGFHVVSRLALNMGISKLVFPVYRNIIALFLLVPFAYFLEKKDRPRLTLGLAVHFFFLALCGITANQGFYLLGLDNTSPTFASAIQNSVPAITFGMAAALRIEKVRLDRRDGVAKVLGTLACVAGASVITLYQGPTIFAPTGDDKPSLQEVPFLAAVAGEGKNWTLGCVYLIGHCLSWSGWLVLQAPVLKKYPARLSVTSYTCFFGVIQFLIIAAFFERDAGAWVFHSGSEVFTILYAGFIASGVAFAVQIWCIDRGGPVFVAVYQPVQTLVVAIMASLTLGEKFYLGGIIGAALIITGLYLVLWGKSEERSRIGKEALMAAASPASSGGGEREVRSAKLASSITQPLLPPSSTTSDNV; encoded by the exons ATGGCGGACGCGGTGGATGCTCGCCGGGTCTGCGGGATGCCGGAGAAGGCGCAGCTCCACGTGGCGATGCTGGCGCTGCAGTTCGGCTACGCCGGCTTCCACGTCGTGTCCCGCCTCGCGCTCAACATGGGGATCAGCAAGCTCGTCTTCCCCGTCTACCGCAACATCATCGCGCTCTTCCTCCTCGTCCCCTTCGCCTACTTCCTCGAGAAGAAGGACCGCCCCAGGCTCACCCTCGGCCTCGCCGtccacttcttcttcctcgccctctgCGGCATCACCGCCAACCAGGGCTTCTACCTCCTCGGCCTCGACAACACCTCCCCCACCTTCGCCTCCGCCATCCAGAACTCCGTGCCGGCCATCACCTTCGGCATGGCCGCCGCGCTCCGCATCGAGAAGGTGCGCCTCGACCGCCGCGACGGCGTCGCCAAGGTGCTGGGCACGCTCGCGTGCGTCGCAGGCGCGTCCGTCATCACGCTCTACCAAGGCCCCACCATCTTCGCCCCTACCGGCGACGACAAGCCGTCGTTGCAGGAGGTGCCGTTTCTGGCGGCCGTGGCCGGGGAGGGCAAGAACTGGACGCTGGGGTGCGTGTACCTCATCGGCCACTGCCTCTCGTGGTCCGGCTGGCTGGTGCTGCAGGCACCCGTGCTCAAGAAGTACCCCGCGAGGCTGTCGGTCACCTCCTACACCTGCTTCTTCGGCGTCATCCAGTTCCTCATCATCGCCGCCTTCTTCGAGAGGGACGCCGGCGCCTGGGTCTTCCACTCCGGCTCCGAAGTCTTCACCATCCTCTACGCC GGTTTCATCGCGTCCGGCGTGGCGTTCGCAGTGCAGATCTGGTGCATCGACCGCGGGGGCCCGGTGTTCGTGGCCGTGTACCAGCCCGTGCAGACGCTCGTCGTCGCCATCATGGCCTCCCTCACCCTCGGCGAGAAGTTCTACCTCGGCGGGATCATCGGCGCCGCGCTCATCATCACTGGCCTCTACCTCGTGCTCTGGGGCAAGAGCGAGGAGAGGTCGCGCATCGGCAAGGAGGCGCTCATGGCCGCTGCGTCCCCAGcttcctccggcggcggcgagcgcgAGGTCCGGAGCGCCAAGCTGGCCTCCTCCATCACCCAGCCTCTCCTGCCGCCTTCCTCCACCACCTCTGACAACGTCTGA